Proteins encoded in a region of the Perognathus longimembris pacificus isolate PPM17 chromosome 11, ASM2315922v1, whole genome shotgun sequence genome:
- the Prox1 gene encoding prospero homeobox protein 1 produces the protein MPDHDSTALLSRQTKRRRVDIGVKRTVGTASAFFAKARATFFSAMNPQGSEQDVEYSVVQHADGEKSNVLRKLLKRANSYEDAMMPFPGATIISQLLKNNMNKNGGTEPSFQASGLSSTGSEVHQEDICSNSSRDSPPECLSPFGRPTMSQFDMDRLCDEHLRAKRARVENIIRGMSHSPSVALRGNENEREMAPQSVSPRESYRENKRKQKLPQQQQQSFQQLVSARKEQKREERRQLKQQLEDMQKQLRQLQEKFYQIYDSTDSENDEDGNLSEDSMRSEILEARAQDSVGRSDNEMCELDPGQFIDRARALIREQELVENKPKREGNNKERDHGPNSLQPEGKHLAETLKQELNTAMSQVVDTVVKVFSAKPSRQLPQGFPPLQVPQARFAVNGENHNFHTANQRLQCFGDVIIPNPLDTFGNVPVPSSTDQTEALPLVVRKNSADQSASGPAAGGHHQPLHQSPLSATAGFTTSTFRHPFPLPLMAYPFQSPLGAPSGSFSGKDRASPESLDLTRDTTSLRTKMSSHHLSHHPCSPAHPPSTAEGLSLSFIKSECGDLQDMSDISPYSGSAMQEGLSPNHLKKAKLMFFYTRYPSSNMLKTYFSDVKFNRCITSQLIKWFSNFREFYYIQMEKYARQAINDGVTSTEELSITRDCELYRALNMHYNKANDFEVPERFLEVAQITLREFFNAIIAGKDVDPSWKKAIYKVICKLDSEVPEIFKSPNCLQELLHE, from the exons ATGCCTGACCATGACAGCACAGCCCTCTTAAGCCGGCAAACCAAGAGGAGAAGAGTTGACATTGGAGTGAAAAGGACGGTAGGGACGGCATCTGCATTTTTTGCGAAGGCAAGAGCAACGTTTTTTAGTGCCATGAATCCCCAAGGTTCTGAGCAGGACGTTGAGTATTCCGTAGTACAGCACGCAGATGGGGAAAAGTCAAATGTACTCCGCAAGCTGCTGAAGAGGGCGAACTCGTATGAAGATGCCATGATGCCTTTTCCAGGGGCAACCATCATTTCCCAGCTGTTGAAAAATAACATGAACAAAAATGGTGGCACCGAGCCCAGTTTCCAAGCCAGCGGTCTCTCTAGTACAGGCTCCGAAGTACATCAAGAGGATATATGCAGCAACTCTTCAAGAGACAGCCCCCCAGAGTGTCTTTCTCCTTTTGGCAGGCCTACTATGAGCCAGTTTGATATGGATCGCTTATGTGATGAGCACCTGAGAGCAAAACGCGCCCGGGTTGAGAATATCATTCGGGGTATGAGCCATTCCCCGAGTGTGGCATTAAGgggcaatgaaaatgaaagagagatgGCCCCGCAGTCTGTGAGTCCCCGAGAAAGTTACCGAGAAAACAAACGCAAGCAAAAGCTGCCCCAGCAGCAGCAACAGAGTTTCCAGCAGCTGGTTTCAGCCCGAAAAGAACAGAAGCGAGAGGAACGCCGACAGCTGAAACAGCAGCTGGAGGACATGCAGAAACAGCTGCGCCAGCTGCAGGAAAAGTTCTACCAAATCTATGACAGCACTGATTCTGAAAATGATGAAGATGGTAACCTGTCTGAAGACAGCATGCGCTCAGAGATCCTGGAAGCCCGGGCTCAGGACTCTGTAGGGAGGTCAGACAACGAGATGTGTGAACTCGACCCGGGACAGTTCATTGACCGGGCCCGAGCCCTGATCAGGGAGCAGGAGCTGGTGGAAAACAAGCCCAAGAGAGAAGgtaacaacaaagaaagagacCACGGGCCAAACTCCTTACAACCAGAAGGCAAACATTTGGCCGAGACCTTGAAACAAGAACTGAACACTGCCATGTCGCAAGTTGTGGACACTGTGGTCAAAGTCTTTTCGGCTAAACCCTCGCGCCAGCTTCCTCAGGGCTTCCCACCTCTGCAGGTCCCCCAGGCCAGATTCGCAGTCAATGGGGAAAACCACAATTTCCACACTGCCAACCAGCGCCTGCAGTGCTTTGGCGATGTCATCATTCCGAATCCCCTGGACACTTTTGGCAACGTGCCGGTGCCCAGTTCCACAGACCAGACAGAAGCACTGCCCCTGGTTGTTCGGAAAAACTCAGCTGACCAGTCTGCCTCGGGCCCTGCCGCTGGCGGCCACCACCAGCCCCTGCACCAGTCGCCTCTCTCTGCCACTGCAGGCTTTACCACCTCCACCTTCCGccatcccttcccccttcccttgatGGCCTATCCATTTCAGAGTCCATTAGGTGCTCCCTCTGGCTCCTTCTCGGGCAAAGACAGAGCCTCTCCCGAATCCTTAGACTTAACTAGGGATACGACGAGTCTGAGGACCAAGATGTCATCCCATCACCTGAGCCATCACCCCTGTTCACCAGCACACCCCCCCAGCACGGCCGAAGGGCTCTCCTTGTCCTTCATAAAGTCCGAGTGTGGAGATCTGCAAGACATGTCTGACATCTCACCTTATTCGGGAAGTGCA ATGCAGGAAGGATTATCACCCAATCACTTGAAAAAAGCCAAGCTCATGTTCTTTTATACCCGTTATCCCAGCTCCAATATGCTGAAGACCTACTTCTCTGATGTCAAG TTCAACAGATGCATTACCTCTCAGCTCATCAAGTGGTTTAGCAATTTCCGTGAGTTTTACTACATTCAGATGGAGAAGTATGCACGTCAAGCCATCAACGATGGAGTCACCAGTACAGAAGAGCTGTCCATCACCAGAGATTGTGAGCTCTATAGGGCTCTGAACATGCACTACAACAAAGCAAATGACTTTGAG